The Exiguobacterium acetylicum genome includes a window with the following:
- a CDS encoding 1,2-dihydroxy-3-keto-5-methylthiopentene dioxygenase, translating to MATVLFQETNTRYTDQTEVADFLASRGVLYEQWDVSKLPAHLVENFTLTDADKQTILDTFAPEIKDVSERRGYQTADIISLSDTTPNLDELLVNFQKEHHHTDDEVRFIVSGHGVFAIKDEEVGYYNIELNPGDLISVPVNTRHYFTLQDDRKVVAVRIFVTTDGWVPIYENETSTVS from the coding sequence ATGGCAACAGTCTTATTCCAAGAAACAAACACACGGTATACGGATCAAACGGAAGTCGCTGACTTCCTCGCGTCACGCGGCGTTCTTTACGAACAGTGGGACGTTTCGAAACTTCCAGCGCATCTCGTCGAGAACTTCACACTGACGGATGCAGACAAACAAACGATTCTCGATACGTTCGCTCCCGAAATCAAAGACGTATCAGAACGTCGTGGGTATCAGACAGCTGATATCATCTCACTTTCGGACACGACACCGAACCTTGATGAGTTGCTCGTCAACTTCCAGAAAGAACATCATCACACGGATGATGAAGTTCGTTTCATCGTCAGCGGTCATGGCGTCTTCGCGATCAAAGACGAAGAAGTCGGCTACTATAACATCGAACTCAATCCTGGTGATTTAATCTCCGTTCCTGTTAACACACGCCACTACTTTACGCTTCAAGACGATCGTAAAGTCGTTGCTGTTCGAATCTTCGTCACGACAGACGGCTGGGTTCCGATTTATGAAAACGAGACGTCAACTGTCTCTTAA
- a CDS encoding methylthioribulose 1-phosphate dehydratase, translating into MTFMRRYEELRAVKQELAARDWFPGTSGNLAIRTSNIPVEFLVTASGKDKRQTTPDDFVHVDATGQLIGEQSGRPSAETLLHVEVFNRTDAGCSLHVHTIANNVISELYGDQGSITFSGQEIIKALGHWEEDATVTIPIIPNHADIPTLAAAFAPHVTADSGAVLIRNHGITVWAPTAFEAKKHLEAFEFLFNYTLTLQSCRQSIH; encoded by the coding sequence ATGACATTCATGCGACGTTATGAAGAACTACGCGCCGTCAAACAAGAACTCGCGGCACGCGATTGGTTCCCTGGTACGAGTGGTAATCTCGCCATTCGGACGTCTAATATTCCGGTCGAATTCCTCGTCACAGCAAGTGGGAAAGATAAACGACAGACGACTCCTGACGATTTCGTCCACGTCGATGCGACCGGTCAATTGATCGGTGAGCAATCCGGGCGTCCTTCCGCTGAGACATTGCTCCATGTCGAAGTGTTCAATCGAACGGACGCCGGTTGTTCCCTGCATGTCCATACGATTGCGAACAATGTGATTTCGGAACTCTATGGCGATCAAGGCAGTATCACTTTTTCCGGGCAAGAAATCATCAAGGCACTCGGACACTGGGAAGAGGATGCGACGGTTACAATACCGATCATTCCGAATCACGCGGACATCCCGACGCTTGCCGCTGCTTTTGCACCGCACGTCACAGCGGATAGTGGTGCCGTTCTGATTCGCAATCACGGAATCACGGTCTGGGCACCGACCGCCTTTGAAGCAAAGAAACACCTCGAAGCCTTCGAGTTTTTATTCAACTATACGTTGACGTTGCAATCATGCCGTCAATCCATTCATTAA
- a CDS encoding pentapeptide repeat-containing protein has product MKETIIRLPELPKTLQTETFNQVEIDDPYLKGVRYEKEPIPVELTERIDAYQVYFQNVSFANLTFDRGSFEDIRFEQCDLTGCHFQETRFHRVSFVGCRMTGIQFEDCTLDHLTIQEGLADYAQFIRSTVRHQHWSETTMKEAQFFEVKAMNWKLDTLRLQDSQWIETPLKGLDFRQADLSGITVDPRFLPGAVITEEQAVAFARLLGLVIP; this is encoded by the coding sequence ATGAAAGAGACGATTATCCGTTTACCAGAATTACCGAAGACACTTCAGACAGAAACATTCAATCAAGTTGAAATCGATGATCCGTACTTAAAAGGAGTGCGCTACGAGAAGGAACCGATACCCGTTGAACTGACAGAACGTATCGATGCTTATCAAGTCTATTTTCAAAATGTCTCGTTTGCTAATCTCACATTTGATCGTGGTTCGTTCGAAGATATCCGGTTCGAGCAGTGCGATTTAACAGGATGTCACTTCCAAGAAACACGTTTTCATCGCGTGTCCTTTGTCGGATGCCGGATGACAGGCATACAATTCGAAGATTGTACGCTAGATCATTTGACGATTCAGGAAGGGCTTGCGGATTACGCACAGTTCATTCGCAGTACGGTCCGTCATCAACACTGGAGCGAAACGACGATGAAGGAAGCACAGTTCTTCGAAGTGAAGGCGATGAATTGGAAACTCGACACCCTCCGGCTACAGGATAGCCAATGGATTGAAACACCGTTAAAAGGTCTTGATTTTCGGCAAGCTGATTTATCCGGCATCACCGTCGATCCACGTTTTTTACCGGGTGCTGTGATTACGGAAGAGCAAGCAGTCGCCTTTGCTCGTTTATTAGGTCTCGTCATCCCATAA
- a CDS encoding arsinothricin resistance N-acetyltransferase ArsN1 family A, which yields MHIRPVTEHDLPAILAIYNEGIEDRIATLETDQKDLSFMTQWFAERTERYAGYVAEDETGVLGFISLDPYNPRPVYATVGEISVYITRTHRGQGIGTRLLETIEQHARDHQMHKLILFTFPFNKIGQKLYIRSGFRIVGTFKEQGRLNGEYVDVMAMEKRLR from the coding sequence ATGCATATTCGTCCCGTAACGGAACACGACTTACCAGCGATTCTCGCCATCTACAATGAAGGCATCGAAGATCGGATCGCAACGCTTGAGACCGACCAAAAGGACTTATCCTTCATGACCCAGTGGTTTGCGGAACGAACGGAGCGATATGCCGGATATGTCGCTGAAGATGAAACAGGTGTCCTCGGCTTCATCTCCCTCGACCCTTACAATCCGCGTCCTGTCTACGCGACAGTCGGTGAGATTTCGGTTTATATCACCCGGACCCATCGCGGACAAGGGATTGGAACACGGTTGCTTGAAACGATTGAACAACATGCCCGTGATCATCAGATGCATAAGCTGATCCTCTTTACCTTCCCGTTCAATAAAATCGGACAAAAACTCTATATCCGTTCCGGCTTCCGGATTGTCGGAACGTTTAAGGAACAAGGGAGATTGAACGGCGAATATGTCGACGTCATGGCGATGGAGAAACGCTTGCGATAG
- a CDS encoding MBL fold metallo-hydrolase produces the protein MDIQQIRNATLVITYANQVLLIDPFLGDKGSLPPFGQTPNAVANPLVDLPVDVNTLLDPDAIFVTHLHADHFDDAAKQLLPKHLPLYAQQEEDAQQIREAGFTNVSSFDSGVTIGDIQIHRTGGRHGVGEIGERMGRVSGLVLTHPDEPTLYIAGDTIWCDEVAHAIEQHTPDIIVVNSGAAQFLTGEPITMSQRDLLAVHEAAAEATIIVSHLESVNHCLLRRDMIADFLAAFHLSAHFLIPDDGETMSF, from the coding sequence ATGGATATTCAACAAATTCGCAATGCAACACTCGTTATTACGTATGCCAATCAAGTCTTACTGATCGATCCGTTTCTCGGCGATAAAGGAAGTTTGCCTCCGTTTGGACAGACACCGAATGCTGTCGCCAACCCACTCGTCGACTTACCGGTCGATGTCAACACACTGCTCGATCCCGATGCCATCTTCGTCACCCATTTGCATGCTGATCATTTCGATGATGCCGCAAAGCAACTTCTACCCAAGCATTTACCTCTTTATGCCCAGCAAGAAGAGGACGCACAGCAGATTCGAGAAGCCGGCTTCACGAACGTCTCTTCCTTCGATTCCGGTGTGACGATCGGGGATATCCAGATCCATCGAACAGGCGGACGACACGGTGTCGGGGAAATCGGGGAACGGATGGGACGTGTGTCTGGACTTGTCCTCACCCATCCTGACGAACCGACGCTCTATATCGCAGGTGATACGATTTGGTGTGATGAGGTCGCACACGCGATTGAACAACATACACCAGACATCATCGTCGTCAACAGTGGGGCTGCCCAGTTCCTGACTGGAGAACCGATTACGATGTCACAGCGCGATCTCCTTGCGGTACACGAAGCGGCAGCGGAAGCAACGATTATCGTCTCGCATCTTGAGTCCGTCAACCATTGCCTCTTGCGGCGTGATATGATTGCTGATTTTTTAGCTGCTTTCCACCTTTCTGCTCATTTCCTGATTCCGGACGATGGCGAAACGATGTCGTTTTAA
- a CDS encoding 2-hydroxy-3-keto-5-methylthiopentenyl-1-phosphate phosphatase, which translates to MTVRILCDFDGTVTTQDNIIALMQAFAPADAFEPLKRGVLDRTLSIQSGVGQMFALLPSDGKTAYLDFLLERAVIRDGFSELLQYSRRQGIDFSIVSGGMDFFVEPILAPFLEQEQIYCNVADFSGPFVHIDWPNACDAHCTNGCGCCKTSVARTLRKDGDVIIVIGDSVTDFELAKQADRVYARDYLIVLCEENDIAYTPFETFHDIVEDLARAEVTT; encoded by the coding sequence ATGACCGTACGGATTCTTTGCGATTTCGACGGCACGGTGACGACACAAGATAATATCATCGCACTCATGCAGGCCTTTGCACCGGCTGATGCCTTCGAACCGTTGAAACGCGGCGTACTCGACCGGACGCTATCGATTCAGAGTGGTGTTGGGCAGATGTTCGCACTTCTGCCGTCTGACGGTAAAACGGCCTATCTTGACTTTTTGCTGGAGCGTGCGGTCATTCGTGACGGATTCTCGGAGTTGCTGCAGTACAGTCGTCGTCAAGGAATTGATTTTTCGATCGTCAGCGGTGGAATGGACTTTTTCGTCGAACCGATCTTAGCGCCGTTCCTTGAACAAGAACAGATTTACTGTAACGTCGCCGATTTTAGCGGTCCGTTCGTCCATATCGATTGGCCAAACGCCTGCGATGCCCATTGTACGAACGGTTGCGGCTGTTGTAAAACGTCCGTTGCCCGTACATTGCGCAAAGACGGTGACGTCATCATCGTCATCGGTGACTCGGTGACGGACTTCGAACTCGCGAAACAAGCGGATCGTGTCTATGCCCGTGATTATCTAATCGTGTTGTGTGAAGAGAACGATATCGCCTATACGCCCTTTGAGACATTCCACGATATCGTCGAAGATTTAGCACGAGCGGAGGTGACAACATGA
- a CDS encoding 2,3-diketo-5-methylthiopentyl-1-phosphate enolase — MAYITATYQLTVRDRLEQRAEQLALGLTVGSWTELNHLEQQQLASFKGEVLHTEERDGKGYITIRYPEHNVSRDFSAILTTVFGKLSLDGEIKLTELLLPDTFTSDFPGAKFGIEGVRSLIGVEDRPLLMSIFKGVIGRDLSFLRDQLEGQLAGGIDLVKDDEILYDNPLTPTIDRARIGREVIDAHFYRTGKRALYAITLSGPVFTLKDQAKRLIDAGATAFLLNTFTYGLDVLRELARDPEINVPIFNHPAYSGALIASPNHGVAAPVLLGTLPRAAGADLTLFPSPYGNVALPKDVARGIAVEATRLGQTKAIFPVPSAGIHPGLVAQLVRDFGIDSVINAGGGVHGHPQGAAAGVIAFRQALDTALANESLSTAASRHEELRIALDAWGIKS, encoded by the coding sequence ATGGCTTATATTACTGCTACTTATCAACTGACCGTTCGCGATCGACTCGAGCAACGTGCTGAACAACTCGCACTTGGTTTGACGGTCGGTTCTTGGACGGAACTGAATCATCTCGAACAACAACAACTCGCCTCGTTCAAAGGGGAAGTCTTACATACCGAAGAGCGTGATGGCAAAGGCTACATCACGATCCGTTACCCGGAACATAACGTGTCGCGTGATTTTTCCGCGATTCTGACGACCGTCTTCGGGAAACTCTCACTCGACGGTGAAATCAAACTAACGGAATTGCTACTACCCGATACATTTACGTCGGACTTTCCTGGTGCGAAATTCGGGATTGAAGGGGTCCGTTCCTTAATCGGTGTCGAAGATCGTCCCTTGTTGATGAGCATTTTCAAAGGAGTCATCGGACGCGATTTATCGTTCCTTCGTGACCAACTCGAAGGACAACTCGCGGGTGGGATTGATCTCGTTAAAGACGATGAGATTCTATACGATAATCCATTGACACCAACGATTGATCGGGCACGAATCGGACGAGAGGTCATCGACGCTCATTTCTATCGGACCGGTAAACGCGCGCTGTATGCAATCACACTCAGCGGTCCCGTCTTTACACTCAAGGATCAAGCTAAGCGATTAATTGACGCTGGGGCAACTGCCTTCTTGCTGAATACTTTCACGTATGGACTTGATGTCTTACGTGAATTAGCACGTGACCCGGAGATCAACGTTCCGATTTTCAATCATCCAGCTTACAGCGGTGCGTTGATTGCTAGCCCGAATCATGGAGTCGCAGCTCCTGTCTTACTTGGTACACTACCGCGCGCTGCCGGAGCAGACTTGACGTTATTCCCGTCTCCTTACGGCAATGTCGCTTTGCCGAAGGATGTCGCCCGCGGCATCGCGGTCGAAGCGACTCGCCTCGGTCAGACGAAAGCGATCTTCCCAGTACCTTCAGCTGGTATTCACCCAGGACTCGTCGCCCAACTCGTTCGCGACTTCGGGATCGATTCCGTCATCAATGCGGGTGGCGGCGTACATGGTCATCCGCAAGGTGCTGCGGCCGGTGTCATCGCTTTCCGTCAAGCACTCGATACGGCACTCGCAAATGAATCCCTATCGACGGCAGCATCTCGTCATGAAGAATTACGGATTGCCCTCGACGCTTGGGGGATCAAGTCATGA